The Calliphora vicina chromosome 3, idCalVici1.1, whole genome shotgun sequence genome contains a region encoding:
- the LOC135953241 gene encoding uncharacterized protein LOC135953241 has translation METNYDDALTQDFLFMLELCPVQAFPPNSDEQNLAQKWLEHLCTYAVEDLNDRRLRNIYISHLCAALVQRQLYGPFVKAPAEGKLEKVDFHAVAVCPNTSVIQQPIAHSTMQYPAREQSNLTMTLMPSQPSVCSPEHSSYTVVDTTKTINSTGFESQGQISVGSTNMSFNITSGGAAASCYCPPKPCECSANGIPCYCNRATAGADSNGPDDDAIYNFLMQQLNITPQFLNNFDATLTSFMDLCKVASLECKTQNQSQFSLAPPKHYFLPKNPSSLQNSSKHDLIQDSPRSLSPDCEEMCEDINELLEAITAELRGDAEPGSNDYLDRELSRYKNFFMENSHLASHLRSLTSNMKLRNCLLLSLQNDLVKLLNE, from the exons aTGGAAACCAATTACGATGATGCTCTGACCCAAGATTTCCTATTTATGTTGGAGCTGTGTCCAGTTCAGGCTTTTCCTCCAAATTCCGACGAACAAAATTTAGCTCAAAAGTGGCTCGAACATTTGTGCACTTACGCAGTCGAAGATCTTAACGATAGACGCCTGAGAAACATTTATATCAGTCATTTATGTGCCGCTCTAGTGCAGCGACAACTTTATGGGCCTTTTGTTAAGGCACCAGCTGagggaaaattggaaaaagtaGATTTCCATGCAGTAGCTGTCTGTCCTAATACCAGTGTGATTCAGCAGCCAATAGCTCACTCCACAATGCAATATCCAGCAAGGGAACAATCGAATTTAACCATGACCCTAATGCCCAGCCAGCCAAGTGTTTGTAGTCCTGAGCATTCCTCTTATACAGTGGTGGATACCACCAAGACTATAAATTCCACAG GATTTGAATCCCAGGGTCAAATATCAGTAGGCTCTACCAATATGTCGTTTAATATAACAAGCGGTGGTGCTGCTGCATCTTGCTACTGTCCTCCCAAACCTTGTGAATGCTCTGCTAATGGCATTCCTTGTTATTGCAATCGTGCAACTGCTGGTGCTGACTCGAATGGTCCCGATGATGAtgctatttacaattttttaatgcaGCAGCTAAATATTACACCccaatttctaaataattttgatgCCACTCTAACCTCTTTTATGGATTTGTGTAAAGTGGCTTCCTTGGAGTGTAAAACTCAAAATCAATCACAATTTTCTTTAGCACCACCCAAGCATTACTTTTTACCCAAGAATCCCTCATCCCTGCAAAATTCTTCTAAACATGACCTCATCCAAGATTCACCAAGATCCTTATCTCCGGATTGTGAGGAAATGTGTGAAGATATTAATGAGCTGTTGGAGGCTATAACGGCGGAATTACGCGGTGACGCGGAACCGGGCAGTAATGATTATTTAGATCGTGAATTGTCgcgttataaaaatttttttatggaaaattcgCATTTGGCCAGTCATTTACGTTCTCTAACTTCTAATATGAAATTGCGCAATTGTTTGCTGTTGAGTTTGCAAAATGATTTAGTGAAATTgttaaatgagtaa